A genomic stretch from Sphingobacterium sp. ML3W includes:
- a CDS encoding LacI family DNA-binding transcriptional regulator, translating into MNKKTTIYDIARALGITVSTVSRALNNVPTISEATRQLVLAKAKELNYSVNKIASSLSSGRSNTIGVIVPTMQIHFFAEAVHSIEKELKKHNYSLLLYQSNESYSDEVNGVKTLLEAQVDGIIASISLETQQITHFQEVIKQGKCLIIFDRTHRDIAAPVVKLNDFEAGYLATKHLIEQGYKNIGFITTNKEIAIFQDRFSGFETALKEANLPQLDDLIVRGELSIEAGIKGTEQILQSSIQPDAIIGGDDFTAVGIIQALKAAEIAIPATGVIGFANQTFSSFITPTLSSIDQQANKMGEECAKLFLKMVKQKDPYEDIEQVVLDPILIKRKSTCRIDK; encoded by the coding sequence GTGAATAAAAAAACAACGATTTATGATATTGCCCGGGCACTTGGAATCACGGTTTCAACGGTTTCCCGTGCCTTGAATAATGTACCCACCATTAGTGAAGCTACGCGACAGTTGGTCCTTGCGAAAGCAAAAGAGCTGAATTACAGTGTCAATAAAATCGCGTCTTCACTCTCTTCGGGGCGCTCCAATACGATTGGTGTTATCGTACCTACAATGCAAATCCATTTTTTTGCTGAGGCTGTTCACAGTATTGAAAAAGAATTAAAGAAACACAACTATAGCCTGCTGCTTTATCAATCGAATGAATCTTATTCGGATGAGGTAAATGGTGTCAAAACCTTACTGGAAGCACAAGTGGATGGTATCATTGCTTCAATCTCTTTAGAAACTCAGCAAATAACGCATTTTCAGGAGGTCATCAAGCAGGGCAAATGTCTAATCATCTTTGACCGTACACACCGGGACATTGCGGCGCCAGTAGTCAAATTGAACGATTTTGAGGCGGGCTATCTGGCGACCAAACACCTGATTGAACAAGGGTATAAAAATATTGGCTTTATCACCACAAACAAAGAAATCGCTATCTTTCAAGATCGTTTCAGTGGTTTTGAAACAGCCTTAAAAGAGGCTAATCTTCCGCAACTGGATGATCTTATTGTCCGTGGGGAGCTATCTATTGAAGCGGGGATTAAAGGTACGGAACAGATCTTGCAATCTTCCATTCAACCGGATGCTATCATTGGTGGTGACGACTTTACAGCCGTGGGGATTATCCAAGCGCTGAAAGCAGCTGAGATTGCTATTCCAGCGACCGGTGTCATCGGTTTTGCGAACCAGACTTTCTCTTCGTTTATTACGCCGACTTTATCAAGTATCGATCAACAGGCCAACAAAATGGGCGAAGAATGTGCTAAACTCTTTTTGAAGATGGTCAAACAAAAAGATCCTTATGAAGATATCGAGCAAGTTGTTCTCGACCCAATTCTGATAAAAAGAAAATCTACCTGTAGAATAGACAAATAA